The Podarcis muralis chromosome 16, rPodMur119.hap1.1, whole genome shotgun sequence genomic interval AAGTATTGTTTTTCATTCCTTTTAAATTTGTTAGCAACCTTATAATTTAAATAccttatttttccgtgtataagacaatgtttttGCTAAATaccagaaaaatacggtatttccttgATCTTCCCGTGGCTGCTTCCGCCACCAGACAAGTGttgcctccttcttctcctccccgCACCCCCACCAGCTGCATGTGCCGCTCTTTCTCGTGCTTGCACACACGGGTGCCAGCCACTGCAAACTGTGCAAGGTTAAGGGCACCAACGGAGCACTGTGAGTAAAAGTGCATCCAGGGCCTTCTTCATTTCTGAGTTTTGGGTTCAAAAAaattggggtcgtcttatacatgaaaaaatgcAGTAATATCCTTTTGGACTGGGCCTGCACATATTTTACAGAACCTGACGCAGGCCAAACAGTGCCATTTGTATCTGTTCAGTGCCCCCATTTCAAAACATGATGGTGCCAATGCCTTTCCACCCAtctggtgccctacagatgttttgaacGACAACTCCTCCCTTCTCACTGGCACTGGCACCAGAGGTAGGAGAATGCCTGCTTTTGTGCTAAGGGAAAAGAAATCATAGCAGATTCAaagtttgtgttttattttccatgaTAAAAAAACACACGCGCACACCATTCTGAGGCACAACAGATTTCTCTGACAGATTATCTAATTCTTCACGCTTAGGGCTCTgatatttccccttccttccagtgccctcctgtggccaagaAGAGCAGATTTGacgtggagaaggaagaggggtgGAACCTCCGTCACTGAGGCTGGACGGATCCCTCAGCAGAATGGCTAGGAGGGCTGGCAGAAAATATGGGGCCTGTTTTAATTCACGGATgggttggtttttctttttacgGCAGCTGTTTCTTGAAGAGCAACACCCCAATTTGTTTGGAAACACTGGCTGCTCTGCTGTCGCTCCCGAGTACCCCTAGAACCGCAGAGGGGAACACAATCCACCTGGCGCAACTCAGTTCTTCTTGCTCTTGGGGGTGTCGTACTTCCTTTTGCTCGAGTACCAGAGGAGCAGAGGGATGCCGATGGAGGGGAGCGTCATGACCCCAAAGGCTGCCCAATCCAGCTTTATAAAAGAAAAGGAGGTAAAGGGAAAATGATTAGTCGTTTCAATTCAAAAAGTTCATTGTGCTAGTTCAGTGGTTtccaaagggtggggggaggaagcacCCCCTGGGAAGCAGTGGGATTACAGAGGTAAAGGGGGGGACAgctggaggtgtaaatggctatcagactttgaaaagctggcatcacATGATCAAGTTCATCAACTCTGTTGAGGtcattaaactaaatagtttaaaCTAGATTTTGAACAGATGTGCAACTAGCTGTTAGTAACacatcttccttagtgggttgtgaacaccactacagtggtacctcgggttacatacgcttcaggttacagactctgctaacccagaaatagtgcttcaggttaagaactttgcttcaggatgagaacagaaatcgtgctccgtcaGCAAGgctgcagctggaggccccattagctaaagtggtgcttcaggttaagaacagtttcaggttaagaacggacctccggaacgaattacgtacttaacctgaggtaccactgtattctgaataatgctttttatagagtAGAGTAGTGGACACTGGGGAttagtttatggaaccaaggggatgGTGGCCTGAAAAAGTCTGGGAACCACTGTGCTAGTCAAAAGCAGTGACTGTGAGGCTTCTATTATAGTGTTCCAAAACACAAGCATAGTGGTAATATAACAAAcacaaataatacagtggtacctccggttacgaacaggatccgttccggaggcccggcaGCATCCCGAAAACTTCGTAACTGGAGGCGCCTTTCTGCACATGCGTGCAATGTgattgagcgcttctgcgcatgcggtgaaacccggaagtatatacttctgaagtgtgcatgcacacgaaagctgataccactaacaaacttagttggtctctagggtgatactggaaggattttttttattttgttttgactgcggcagaccaacacggctacctacctgttcttaatggctgctagccataaaggctatgctctgccaccaccgtcagaggcagcaatgcttctgaatggaagctgctggaagccacaggaggaggaAGTGCCCTTGTGCTCCGGTCCTGCTTACAAGTTTCCCACTTGGgcgcctggttggccactgtgagatcaggatgtggactaaatgagccattgggttgatccatcaggctcttatgTTTTTAATGCCCCCAGTGCTGTATTGGAGCAGGTTGACAGCACTGCTTTATTTACTTACAAAGTGTGGCGAAAACCTCCGGTCAAATTCTCGCTGGGCGAGGATCCCCCCTTGCCCTGGAGCGCTGGTGAAGCCcacctgaaaagaaagaaaattgagggggtttgtgtgtgttattattcttattatatatttatttaaccccaccttttcccctgaaggGCCATGGTGCTTGCGGTCATGCGAGGTCTCCTTGTTAAACAACCACCACAAAATtctaacccagggtttcccagacttgggtctctagctgcttttggactataattcccatcacatACCCCCTCCCGAAATTTCCCAGCACAAGTCATAGGACTCAAGAAAGGCAGGGGTCAGTGGTAAGTACAAAGAATGCCTTTGTTTGTGAGCCGAGCCAAAGCCTGTGGGCCCCCGCAGACCCCAGGCTCCACCCAAGGCGCTTGCTACTTACCACCACCTGGGCCCCCTCCTGCGCCAGGTAGGTGATGGTGGCCGAGGTGAAGTTGAAGTAGCCGGCTTTCAGGGGTCTCAGGACCACCGTGTGGGACACGTTGCTGGCGCTGAGCAACAGTGGCTAAGGAAGCAGACTGTGTCGCGGGAgcagaaaggaaagagagggggtTTTCGGGAGAAGAGACCAGGGGGTGGTTTGGGTCTTACTGCTCATGCGTGTAACACTGAATGCTTGCTCAGTGCTTCAAGATAAATAAGGGACAATCCCAAGGGCTTGTTGAGGCTTAAGATCTAAACCCAAACGTTTTGGGGGGCCCTGCCCCAATAGTTCCATAAACTTCTTCCCAATGTCCCTACTCTATCCTAGAAAAAGCATTATAGGCGACTCAAATTATGCAGCGGTTGCGTTCCAGTGATAACACAAGAAAGTCAAAGTTCCATCTAGCCCAAACACCTGAGTGCAATGGTGGGTGGAAATGACaaagtcgtcgtcgtcgtccccccgcAGATGCCTGCCCCCTTCTTATTTTTGTCaaatgcataaagctgaatgcacacaagttaaaggTGATttaagttgtgagttacctgcATTCAGAATAGCGGTTTGCACAACCCAGTAAGAAAGGTAACAACACAACAAAACTCAACACAGTAACATTTAACTGCACATTTATtccaaatccaattaaaactattgagTTTGATTAATGGGtcattagtctgatccagcaggctgctctACTGTTCTTACGACTCTAAAGAATCTAAAAAGAGCCACTGtcacccctacacacacacacacacacacacacacacacctgccacaCTCTGTGCAAAAAAAAGGATACGGTGCGATCCTGTCCCACTTGACATTGAGCATCCCAGAAACAATGCCGAAGTCTTCAGGAGGAAACGAGTCGTCCGACAACTCCACCTCTAAGGCAGCACTTCACGCCAGCAGATAAAAGGATTGGGATATCAGTATTAGGAACAAGACACCATTTGAAGGCAGGGTGTGTGGGGTGGTGGGACCCTTACCTAGATCCCTTCCAATCTGGCTTCCAACTTGAGTTTGGAACTAAAACTACCTTGATCACCCTGGCAGATGATTTGTATTGTGAGATGGAAAGGGTGTCCTGCCCTTCCCAGAGGGTAGGTCCCTGAAGTCTGGTGTGTAGGTGCCACAGCAATCCATCTTATTCCCAAATGCTATTCTTTAACACCTACATCATGGTCCAATGGCAGGAGGCACCTGGAGATAAGGGCTAGGGTGCCATCAATATGCAGCTGACAGTGGCTTAATTTTTGATTAGCCAAGTAACCTTAATGATtaccagtattttaaaaaaattgaaagtaacttttttaaaaaagttataagATGGTAGAGAAATATTGATGATGATTTAATGCATTTGTACTCAATTTTTCTCCCAAATTGGAATTCAAGACAGcttccaacattaaaaaaaatgttacaaaatacaATGTAATAAAGACAaactaaaaacaataattaaaaatacaacaaaacacatttagaaccagcagTTAAAAGTACAGTTTGCCCTGATAGCAGCCCAGTGGTCAGCATTGTCTGTGCCTTAGTTTCCAAAGGTCCGACTGAACAGGAAGGTCTTTAGCCTTTAGCCTGCCGGCCAAAGGATAACAAAAAGGAAACCAGTCTAACCTTTCTTGAGATGGAATTAcacaatctgggagcagccacacaGAAGCCTCTCTCTTGGGTCACCACCAGCCATGCACCTGACATTGAAGGTGCACTCCCAAGGTTCATATAGGGAGATGGCCTGGGCCAAAGCCCTAGAGGGCTTTATAGGTTATAACCCTGGAAACAGACTAGTAGTCAGTGACAAGACAATAACTTGCTTCCTGCAACCCGCTCCAGTCTGCAGTCTGgtcacagcattctgcaccagctgcagcttttcAAAGGCATCTCCATGGAAAGAGCATTAAGATACCATCAGCCTTTCCTAAGAGGGATTTACCTAGAGCCAACATTGTAGATGTTGTACTGCAAAGTGAGATCCCGGCCCTCGACGGCATATCTGTTCAATAGGGACTTGGAGGCCAAGAGCCTGGCCCCTTCCTCACAGTAGACTGAGGAGGTGGCAACCAGCACGGCAAGAATCAACAGCTTCATCTGGAATGGAGAAGAGGATGGATTTGTAGTTGCACCTGAAGAAGAATATCATTTGGTAGAGAAAAAGTGAATCTGTTAAAATGTGAGGTAGGGAAACAGTATCAGCACAGCAattaaatgtgtgtttattttaaaaaacctgctgcCAAATTAATCAAATTGAAATTTTGTTTTAATCGGTTAGCCTAACTGATTCACCAATTAAAACACTGCCATCTTACTAAACAGAGATTAGAACCCCTACTTTGCCTCTAAACAAATATGGTTTTGGGATGGCTAAAGAGTGTATAGCCCTAATCCATGATAAATGATCTTTGAGCATCCATGCTCAAACATGAATGAAATGTGGCCATGCCCCCAAAGTGAAACAGGTGACTTAAAATAAATCggtaaaaatacaattaagaaccatACAAAATCTTAGCACAGtgaattacaattgctacaacaggcagaaagctGATTTACGTGGTTTGCCACGACCCTTGGCAATTTTAATCTGGCccatgggaggaaatgtttggaaactgctgagccacagaagagaatgctgggcaaagtgaattttatttattaactttgtCCATATAATGCTGCTTCTGTAATCCAACACCACAGGCTTATCCTATAGTTGAGATCCCCTCAACTGAATGCCAAATACcctgatttttttctctcctgtaatcctgttctcttttttttctgtCAGGACCCTTCCCCAATTGCTCAGAAATTGCCCCATAataagattccatcaacagtgagTGTGATGTAGTGATTAGAGCATCAGTCTGagacagaccagggttcaaataccctCTTGGCCATCATGaagttgaccttgggccagtcaacatccctctcagcctagcctaccgcacaggattgttgtggagattaaattaGGAGAGAGATAACGGTGTGCGCCACCTTGAACACCACAGagcaaaaggtgggataaaaacgcAATAAACAGTAGTAGTAATAGCAGTAGTTCATCTCGCCAAGTGGTCattctgactgccagcagctctccagaatctcAGTCCATGAAGAGAGACAATATTGTGTAGCAGAGTGTTCGACCCGAgagagaccagagttcgaatccccactcggccaggAAGCTCACTAAGGGGATGACTCTGAGCttagtccctgcctctcagcctaaccgacCTAACACggttgtggtggggattaaatATGGACTAGGatttaggagaccagggttcaaaacctCCACTTGGCCATAAAactgcttgcggggggggggctcactgtcctctcagcctaaccaacctcaaagggttgttggggggataaaacggggggggggggcggacccaCGTGCACCACCTCGAGCTTCCTGGAGGAAAGAAGATGGGACACAACTGCTGtcaatgaatgaataaaactttCTCTGCCAAGCCTCCTTGCACCCAGCACCCAGTTCCAATCGCCCTCCTTTTTCCCTGGCAGAATAGACCCCCCTCCTCCCATCAACCTGCATTTCCCCAACTAGAAacccctttcctccttttctcaTCCAAAGCTGTCCTCCAATCAGACCCCCAAACCCGGTTTTGCCTGCCAAGACCACCTGCCCTCCCCCTCTGCGCTCGCCCACCTCGGCTCCTGCAGCTGCCAGCAGAACGGAAGGGAGAGTCAGCACTCCCCGCGGCCGGAACCCCGCCTCTCTCTTTCGCGCGCGCGCGCATTACGTACCTTCCTCGCGTTGCCGCTGAGctcgctgggaaatgtagtcctcaGCCCTGCTTAAGAACCTATGTGGAGACAAGCTGGAGGATGCCAGTGGCCCATTTGGttctgcatcctgttctcccaggtgaACCAGAGAGGTTCCCACAGGAAGGTCCCGAGCACAACGGCAAACCTCCTCTCTTGTGGCTGCTAGAGACCGGCACCTGATCCTGCATTTACCACCTGCTCTCAGGTTATtttggtgcatagctgtcaactttcagatttgaaaataagggatcagcagcctcgaaaataagggatcagcagcctcacctgtcccggggacagtctatggaaACGGTGCTTAATAAGGGAATTTccagcaaaaaagggaaggttgacagctatgttttggTGTTAGAATATGCAAAAAACAGGAAAGATCATTaggagagccctgctagatcagaacaGTGGCCCATAGAGTCCTTGCATAgttttataagcttctatcaTGCCAcctgtttctttccttttccctaaACTAGCCattcccaaatgctgcaatctttcctcCATCCTTCTTGTGACCctattctgaaccttttccaagtcTACAATATCCATTTTGAGAGGAGGTGACCagaacagtattccaaatgtggtcttAGATATGTATAACAACATTTTGATAgtggcaattttattttcaattcctctaatgatccctagcatggaattttcctttttcatgcaTTCTACACTCTGGGttgacattttcattgagctatccaTTAAGGCTCCAAGGTGTTACTCCTTTCTGCCACCACCAGTTCAGCCCCCATgagaaattaatatttttttgccCCCACATGCATCACTACACACTTGTTTACATTGCATTGAATTTGCCATTTTCCTTCCCATTCACTCAGTTTAGAGAAGTCCTTTCGGTGCTCTTTGCAATCTTTTTAACAACACTAAAAAAAtctagtatcatcagcaaactttgcCACTTCACTACTAAGTCCTAACTCTAGattgtttatgaacaagttaaaaaacacAGGACTCAATACcaatccttggggggggggactccactTTTTACCTCTCTTCGTTTCGAGAACTGTTCATTTGGACAGTTAACTATCCAACTGGTCACTGTAACTATTTTGTGTTCAGATAAATCACCAGTTCCTCTGCCTATTTTGCATTTCATTGCTCACTGAACTCATTTTTCCACACCCACCCAGTATGATGTATGACAACCAATTCAAGATTTCACACCGTGCATCTGATTGGCAGCACTGGCAAAGCCCTGTGGAAAACTTCACCCACAGCACTTTGCAAATGGGCAAAAAAGGGGTTGCCTGATGTcactgtgacatcaggtgatggaCAGGTGGCTTGCCCCAcctacctgtcaaatttggcctgcagGAGGTGGGGCAGATAGccagttccccaaccctgctttaaCCCAAAGAACACCCTCATTCCTAGCTGCCACTTTTTATTTAgcgcaaaatgtttttgttttttaaaattccattagGCAAGCAGGCTGGCCTGGCTTGTCTTACTCATCATGAACCTTTCCTGAAAAGATCACACTGCAGAACCATGTTTATAACAACCATGTTTATTTCAAATCACTGTCTCTTCCCACACCACATAATACTGCCAGCCAGcgcagaaaaagaaatcaaatttTACAAGCATTGCTAGTCTACGGAAATCGTATATTGTCGCAGTGTGTGGTAGGAATAGGTACACAGTTGCTCTAGGGTAGCTTTTACCTACctgacagccctccagatgtgtttgacCACAATGCCCATCCACCCCAGCCAACGTGATGGGAATTGtcacccaaaatatctggaggacatgaGGTTTGCTACCGTGGCTCTAGGGAGACTGAGAGCTTTGAGTTAGACAGGAGGGCACGTGCCAAGGCTGCTAGCTGGTGGGGttgggagaggaggcagagctcttcGTGGTGCGTTGATCTGACTGCCCCAGGCGCTCCTGGTTTTGCTTTTCCTGCCTGGCGAGGAGGATGTTCATGGACTCTCGCATGTCTTCGAGGAGGGAGAGCTGTGCCTGTGCGATCTGCGTCTGTGTCTGGATGTTGTTGTGCATGCACTCCAGCAGGCCAAAACACTCCTGGGGCTGATGTTCaggggctggggagagagaggaggagggaagggaacaGGCAGAGGTTGGCTGAATCATCCACATTTTCTGTAAAGAGAGGGAGCCAAGGTGTTTGGTTTCCAAGGTTAGACTGTATTTGGAAAAGACAACCTGTGTAGCGCTCCTATATTTTGTAAACTTgcttatgtttttgtttgtttgtactttTGATTCCATTTTAATAAAAACTTAAAAAGCGGGGGATAGGGAACAAGATAAAGAACCCtagaggggaagggagggatcAGTGAGTCACTCAAAGCAGACGAAGCAGGCATACAAATATTATATGCATCTCTACATATAAAGATGTGTATGCAATGTTTGCACAAATTGGTGTCCACTTTTTTGGCCATGGGGCTACTCTAAGATGATGGCCCACATGCATATAAAGCATGAGAGGGTTCCCCTAACTTACAGAAATGTCTCTTTCCCTTCCCGATCCGAGCTGTCTGGCTATATggcagggctgggctgggccTCCACTGAGTTGACGGGAGTTCCAGGAAACTGGGGGAGGGCTTGGCCGGACACAGAGGCTTAAAAGAAGGAGGTGGAGGACCATCAAAGTCTTCTCCtgttgagagagaaagagtgggTCAGGTTGCACGGCCAAGATCTCTAGAATCCTGGGATCAACTCTCACATCGTTAAAAGTCATCTTAGTTTATTAATCGTATGAGTTGGGTTAGTCGCTGAAATTTGATTAAGCGATTAAATTTGCAGGCATTTGCATTTGGATATAAAAATTGTTTTGTGCAAGAAGCGTAATTTATTATGAGTAGCGGGCATTATCTTGGAAaatacattccctcctgtgtTAGGGAAAACAGGGAAAGTACTTAAGATGCTGATATCACAGACAGAAAGAGGAACTGAATGGGTGGCAGCTGATTTCAGCATCAActttcagacaggcctttggctgattgtcTTTGTCGTTTTAAATGAGTTTGAGGGAGGGTGGGGGTTGTtctttggttttgttgtttttaatatgtacTTTGGTTTTATTCTGTATATTTATGCTGTGAAACGCCCTGAGATCTTCACATGAAGGACAGTATTTAgatataataaattaataataacttttaaactgctcctgctgctgtaccATTACCAATA includes:
- the TSACC gene encoding TSSK6-activating co-chaperone protein isoform X1 produces the protein MAPPTALPPRSVDRTTDYSRSPPPRPALRVARAALLYKTEKAMRLRVVFPPYSLRLRWTRLRITKAAGRQLRLRTVLREAEVRTRTGSSQRLDGWSLHTGGRCSTCRAPTPTSRTPEVRVPVPFGWSQMSTPRMRSSIGKVHQEDLHKSHEKTLMVLHLLLLSLCVRPSPPPVSWNSRQLSGGPAQPCHIARQLGSGRERDISKMWMIQPTSACSLPSSSLSPAPEHQPQECFGLLECMHNNIQTQTQIAQAQLSLLEDMRESMNILLARQEKQNQERLGQSDQRTTKSSASSPNPTS
- the SSR2 gene encoding translocon-associated protein subunit beta isoform X1; this encodes MGGGGSILPGKKEGDWNWVLGARRLGRESFIHSLTAVVSHLLSSRKLEVVHMKLLILAVLVATSSVYCEEGARLLASKSLLNRYAVEGRDLTLQYNIYNVGSSAALEVELSDDSFPPEDFGIVSGMLNVKWDRIAPASNVSHTVVLRPLKAGYFNFTSATITYLAQEGAQVVVGFTSAPGQGGILAQREFDRRFSPHFLDWAAFGVMTLPSIGIPLLLWYSSKRKYDTPKSKKN
- the TSACC gene encoding TSSK6-activating co-chaperone protein isoform X4, which encodes MDGVFTPAVAAALAALRPRPVAPQSSMKPERHRKTILALNKKHKALPPVHMKGKSSSPVRMEPDVNPQDEKQHRKSTPRRSSQVPREDFDGPPPPSFKPLCPAKPSPSFLELPSTQWRPSPALPYSQTARIGKGKRHFSPEHQPQECFGLLECMHNNIQTQTQIAQAQLSLLEDMRESMNILLARQEKQNQERLGQSDQRTTKSSASSPNPTS
- the TSACC gene encoding TSSK6-activating co-chaperone protein isoform X6 — encoded protein: MESSHRRSLQHLPRSDPDQSHPRGKSSSPVRMEPDVNPQDEKQHRKSTPRRSSQVPREDFDGPPPPSFKPLCPAKPSPSFLELPSTQWRPSPALPYSQTARIGKGKRHFSPEHQPQECFGLLECMHNNIQTQTQIAQAQLSLLEDMRESMNILLARQEKQNQERLGQSDQRTTKSSASSPNPTS
- the SSR2 gene encoding translocon-associated protein subunit beta isoform X2, giving the protein MKLLILAVLVATSSVYCEEGARLLASKSLLNRYAVEGRDLTLQYNIYNVGSSAALEVELSDDSFPPEDFGIVSGMLNVKWDRIAPASNVSHTVVLRPLKAGYFNFTSATITYLAQEGAQVVVGFTSAPGQGGILAQREFDRRFSPHFLDWAAFGVMTLPSIGIPLLLWYSSKRKYDTPKSKKN
- the SSR2 gene encoding translocon-associated protein subunit beta isoform X3: MGGGGSILPGKKEGDWNWVLGARRLGRESFIHSLTAVVSHLLSSRKLEVVHMKLLILAVLVATSSVYCEEGARLLASKSLLNRYAVEGRDLTLQYNIYNVGSSAALEVELSDDSFPPEDFGIVSGMLNVKWDRIAPYPFFCTECGSLLP